Proteins found in one uncultured Desulfuromonas sp. genomic segment:
- a CDS encoding diguanylate cyclase codes for MKAYHSITRRVAMGYLVIVFFSTLAIGYALTRLHDHTRQTQRLVETQFHAFTLLRDIRQNLLAQENLEKQLLILEDTQLLDLVERRWDDFDLILAKSKRATLPDHFSSLPRTLANYRHNGKTLLQAFMDKDWQQARKYSKATTLQRNQLLDRLSKIRTIHQIAVDHDLHSLSEQSNQAFTVTVLLAFAGLLLSAPVALTVILGIHRSVKALQDGTRDIAQGNFNSKLGIRSKDEFGQLALDFYSMARKLRELEQLHLDANPLTRLPGNLAIDRELERRIQDQEAFAHLYIDLDNFKAYGDRYGYKAGSDVIHEVGTMLKNVVKDHGTDDDLVGHIGGDDYVVLTTPDNAETVAKALIKDFENYVPSLYSEEDRNAGYYTGTDRYGVQRSFPLLTISIAVILSENLESPSILAISDDCAKMKEHLKRLNGSNYLIDRRKHL; via the coding sequence ATGAAGGCATACCACTCCATCACCAGGCGTGTTGCCATGGGCTACCTTGTTATTGTGTTTTTCAGCACACTGGCGATCGGCTATGCCCTGACCCGCCTGCATGATCATACCAGACAGACCCAACGTCTGGTTGAAACCCAGTTTCATGCCTTTACACTGCTTCGCGACATCCGTCAAAACCTGCTGGCTCAAGAAAATCTCGAAAAACAACTGCTGATTCTTGAGGACACGCAACTGCTCGACCTGGTCGAACGACGTTGGGATGACTTTGATCTGATTCTGGCAAAATCAAAACGCGCCACCCTGCCCGACCACTTCTCATCACTCCCGCGCACCCTGGCCAATTATCGTCACAACGGAAAAACTCTGCTGCAGGCCTTTATGGATAAAGACTGGCAACAGGCACGCAAATACAGCAAGGCGACAACACTGCAACGCAATCAACTCCTTGATCGTCTGTCAAAAATACGCACCATTCACCAGATTGCCGTCGATCATGATTTGCATTCGCTCTCAGAGCAAAGTAACCAGGCGTTTACGGTTACAGTCTTACTGGCCTTTGCCGGTCTGCTGCTCTCTGCGCCTGTCGCATTAACGGTTATTTTGGGGATACATCGTTCCGTAAAAGCACTGCAAGATGGAACGCGCGATATTGCTCAAGGCAACTTCAACTCAAAACTCGGCATTCGCAGCAAAGACGAATTCGGTCAACTGGCCCTTGATTTCTACTCCATGGCACGCAAGCTTCGTGAGTTGGAACAACTGCATCTCGATGCCAACCCACTGACCCGGCTTCCCGGCAACCTGGCTATTGACCGCGAACTGGAGCGACGCATCCAGGATCAGGAGGCTTTTGCTCATCTCTATATCGACTTGGATAACTTCAAAGCCTATGGTGACCGCTATGGTTACAAAGCAGGCAGCGATGTCATCCACGAAGTCGGAACCATGCTGAAAAACGTGGTGAAAGACCATGGCACGGACGATGACCTTGTCGGCCATATCGGTGGAGACGATTATGTCGTACTGACGACGCCGGACAACGCGGAAACAGTCGCCAAAGCCTTGATAAAAGATTTTGAAAACTACGTCCCGTCGCTCTACAGCGAAGAAGACCGCAACGCTGGATATTACACGGGTACGGACCGTTATGGCGTGCAGCGGAGTTTTCCCTTGCTCACCATATCCATTGCCGTGATCTTATCCGAGAACCTGGAAAGCCCCTCCATCCTTGCCATCAGCGATGACTGTGCCAAGATGAAGGAACACCTTAAACGACTTAACGGTAGCAACTACCTGATTGATCGAAGAAAGCATCTCTAA
- a CDS encoding methyl-accepting chemotaxis protein has product MKFLVPILGVAIIGMVILTLVSFDASKKALQGNIRSQMTQMTQSLALQINNWVVDQQNDVRVLADSKELLVSLNDENARDRAHDILAEVHSLYGSYEFLAVVNENGRVIAASGQDQVGLDLGSRDYFQQAMRGHEVISDVLISKLSGAPIFSIAVPLEIEGTTQGVLVAVVDMNSFSDAFIKPVKAGNRGYAYLIDEKGRFIAYPDQSKLINSGIASYDWGQIMLRQKSGFQEYLWNGVDKIVSYRPVEATGWVIAFGADLDDIFAPIVTVRNISVTLTLIVVGIIALVVYSAVNNIVKAIRTGVAFAEKVRRGDVSTRLNIQRSDELGILTESLDHMADGLEEKAILAETVAAGDLRVDVKLASNEDRLGLALQKMTNDLCHILEQIRAACDQIAAGSTEVSDTSQALSQGATESASSLEEIAASMNELTSQTQLNADNAKQASQLSSQSHNSAGRGSEQMQQMVQAMAEINESGQNISKIIKVIDEIAFQTNLLALNAAVEAARAGQHGKGFAVVAEEVRNLAARSAKAASETAELIEGSVSKAENGAEIASRTAEGLDEIVGGITKVTDLVADIAAASNEQAQGIGQINIGLTQIDQVTQQNTASAEEGAAASEQLNSQAIQLRQLVSHFKLTDHQAPQASPPQPRLEPSSPASSPADGWGGTSDSSAHIALDDDEFGKY; this is encoded by the coding sequence ATGAAGTTTTTGGTGCCAATTTTGGGTGTGGCCATCATTGGCATGGTGATCTTGACACTGGTCAGTTTTGATGCGTCTAAAAAAGCGCTTCAGGGTAACATTCGTAGCCAGATGACTCAAATGACCCAGTCTCTGGCATTGCAAATCAACAACTGGGTTGTCGATCAGCAGAACGATGTTCGGGTGTTGGCAGACTCCAAGGAGCTGCTTGTTTCACTCAACGATGAGAATGCGCGTGATCGCGCCCATGACATTCTTGCCGAGGTGCATTCTTTATACGGTTCCTACGAATTTCTCGCCGTGGTCAATGAAAATGGCCGAGTTATCGCGGCATCAGGTCAAGACCAAGTCGGTCTTGACTTGGGTTCGCGTGATTATTTTCAACAGGCGATGCGCGGACACGAGGTTATTTCGGACGTCCTGATCAGTAAGTTAAGCGGTGCGCCCATTTTTTCAATTGCAGTACCATTGGAGATTGAGGGAACAACGCAGGGCGTTCTGGTTGCTGTTGTGGATATGAACAGTTTTTCCGATGCGTTTATTAAGCCGGTAAAGGCCGGTAATCGTGGATACGCCTATTTGATCGACGAAAAAGGACGCTTCATTGCCTATCCTGACCAGTCCAAGCTGATCAATTCGGGGATCGCCAGCTACGATTGGGGGCAGATCATGTTGCGGCAAAAAAGCGGTTTTCAGGAATATCTCTGGAATGGCGTGGATAAAATTGTCAGTTATCGACCCGTCGAAGCCACGGGCTGGGTGATTGCTTTCGGGGCGGATTTGGATGATATTTTTGCACCGATTGTCACGGTTCGGAACATCAGCGTGACGTTAACCCTGATTGTTGTCGGCATTATTGCTCTGGTGGTCTATTCAGCGGTTAACAATATCGTTAAAGCGATCCGCACCGGTGTTGCTTTTGCAGAGAAGGTTCGACGCGGTGATGTTTCAACACGACTGAACATTCAGCGGAGCGATGAATTGGGCATTCTTACTGAATCTCTGGATCATATGGCCGACGGTCTGGAGGAAAAAGCCATTTTAGCCGAAACCGTTGCTGCCGGTGATTTGCGTGTCGACGTCAAGCTGGCGTCAAATGAGGACCGGCTGGGACTCGCTCTGCAGAAAATGACCAACGATTTATGTCATATTCTAGAGCAGATCCGCGCAGCCTGTGATCAGATTGCCGCCGGATCAACAGAAGTTTCCGACACCAGCCAGGCCTTGTCACAGGGTGCGACGGAATCGGCCAGTTCTTTGGAAGAGATTGCGGCATCCATGAATGAGTTGACGTCACAAACGCAACTTAACGCGGACAATGCCAAGCAGGCCAGCCAGCTTTCTTCTCAATCACATAACTCGGCGGGACGCGGTTCAGAGCAAATGCAACAGATGGTTCAGGCCATGGCCGAAATTAACGAGTCTGGGCAGAATATTTCCAAGATCATCAAGGTGATTGATGAGATCGCGTTTCAGACCAATTTGCTGGCCCTCAATGCCGCCGTTGAAGCGGCGCGAGCGGGACAACATGGTAAAGGCTTTGCGGTGGTGGCCGAGGAAGTTCGCAATCTGGCGGCACGCAGTGCCAAGGCGGCCAGTGAAACGGCCGAGTTGATCGAAGGTTCGGTCAGTAAAGCAGAAAACGGCGCTGAAATTGCCAGCCGCACAGCAGAAGGGCTCGATGAGATTGTCGGTGGCATCACAAAAGTCACTGACTTGGTGGCGGACATTGCTGCAGCCAGCAATGAACAGGCTCAGGGAATTGGCCAAATCAACATCGGCTTGACGCAGATTGACCAGGTGACCCAACAGAACACGGCCAGTGCGGAAGAGGGGGCTGCCGCCAGTGAGCAACTGAACAGTCAGGCAATTCAGTTACGTCAATTAGTCAGCCATTTTAAGTTGACGGACCATCAGGCGCCTCAAGCGTCGCCGCCACAGCCTCGACTTGAGCCTTCATCACCCGCTTCAAGCCCGGCTGATGGGTGGGGCGGCACATCGGACTCTTCGGCACACATAGCCCTGGATGACGATGAGTTCGGTAAATACTGA
- a CDS encoding EAL domain-containing protein, producing MPETVLNILILEDSATDAELMLHTLRKEGLNISAHVAMTRQGYVAALNDEIDLILSDYNLPQYDALQALDYLNSLGYDIPFILVSGTIGDQRAVEIIRRGATDYLLKSRMPKLGQVVKRALHERHILLEKQLVEEQLHLERNLLHNVIDGLEMLVMITDRNFNIQVINWHAQKLVPVGLSATEMTCYQLTRDFDCPCSEYGMECPIETALAKNLATKVQQNYQDKNGENVSVEKTATLLRNRQDEVTGIFLTCRDISENIRQKEDIAYKEMQLEQILHYDTLTGLPQRNFFFDLLHSHMIGCQKNNRTLALLYLDLDRFKNINDTLGHNVGDQVLQEVAQRLQNNIRISDNLSRMSGDEFLITIDPADNLSEVAQLAQKFLSAISVPMQIEHHRFHLTASIGISLFPDDAASQEKLLSCADAAMYRAKESGRDAFRFYKPHMNEKAQGLLWLETELRIAIEQEQLELYYQPQYNLHNGQLVGVEALLRWNHPEKGIIPPGDFIPQAEETSLILPLGAWVLNTACRQASAWHAMGIPPVRMAVNISAVQFYRIDLAQEVARLLAHYQLPAALLELEITESIIMDDVEVAAETMKKLTSMGVKLSIDDFGTGYSSLNYLKRFPIATLKIDRSFINDVTINEQDAAIALSIISLAGHMGIEVLAEGVETEEQLRFLQQHACQYGQGYLFNRPMIVKDIEHQLKKAQWPEWLQQ from the coding sequence ATGCCGGAGACCGTCCTGAACATTCTTATTCTTGAAGATTCAGCAACCGATGCGGAGCTGATGTTACATACCTTGCGCAAAGAAGGGTTGAATATCTCTGCCCATGTGGCAATGACACGACAGGGGTATGTTGCTGCGCTAAACGACGAGATTGATCTTATCTTGTCCGACTACAATCTGCCGCAATACGACGCGCTGCAAGCGCTGGATTATCTGAATTCACTAGGATACGACATCCCCTTTATTCTTGTTTCCGGAACAATCGGCGACCAGCGGGCCGTCGAAATTATTCGCCGCGGAGCCACCGACTATCTCCTTAAATCACGCATGCCGAAGCTTGGCCAGGTGGTCAAACGAGCGTTGCATGAGCGCCACATTCTCCTCGAGAAACAACTGGTTGAAGAACAGCTTCACCTTGAGCGGAATCTGCTGCACAACGTGATTGACGGTCTGGAGATGCTTGTCATGATCACAGACCGGAATTTCAACATCCAAGTTATTAACTGGCACGCCCAGAAATTGGTTCCTGTCGGTCTATCGGCAACGGAAATGACCTGCTACCAACTGACACGCGACTTCGATTGCCCCTGTTCAGAGTATGGCATGGAATGTCCCATTGAAACGGCTTTGGCCAAGAACCTTGCAACAAAAGTGCAACAAAATTATCAGGACAAAAATGGCGAAAACGTTTCCGTTGAAAAAACTGCGACATTACTCCGAAATCGCCAAGACGAGGTTACGGGGATTTTTCTTACCTGCCGTGATATTTCTGAGAACATACGCCAGAAAGAGGATATTGCCTATAAAGAGATGCAGCTAGAACAGATTCTTCATTACGACACGTTGACGGGGTTACCACAACGGAATTTTTTCTTTGATTTACTGCACAGCCATATGATCGGCTGCCAAAAGAATAACCGCACTCTGGCGCTGCTCTATCTGGATTTGGATCGTTTTAAAAACATTAATGACACCCTGGGGCACAACGTGGGAGATCAGGTCTTGCAGGAAGTGGCGCAACGGCTGCAGAACAACATCCGCATTAGCGACAATTTAAGCCGCATGAGCGGTGACGAATTTCTCATCACCATTGATCCGGCAGATAATCTGAGCGAGGTGGCGCAACTGGCCCAGAAATTTCTCAGTGCCATTTCAGTGCCGATGCAAATCGAACATCACCGCTTTCATCTGACAGCCAGCATCGGTATCAGCCTTTTCCCAGATGATGCCGCCAGCCAGGAAAAACTTCTGAGTTGTGCCGACGCAGCCATGTATCGGGCCAAAGAATCCGGACGTGATGCCTTTCGATTTTATAAGCCTCACATGAACGAGAAAGCCCAAGGCCTCCTCTGGCTTGAAACGGAGTTGAGAATTGCCATTGAGCAAGAGCAACTCGAGTTGTATTACCAGCCACAATACAATCTTCATAACGGCCAACTGGTCGGCGTGGAGGCCCTGCTTCGCTGGAACCACCCTGAAAAAGGGATAATCCCGCCCGGAGATTTTATTCCCCAGGCGGAAGAAACCAGCTTGATCCTTCCTTTGGGGGCATGGGTGCTGAACACGGCCTGTCGTCAAGCATCAGCATGGCACGCCATGGGCATTCCTCCGGTACGGATGGCCGTAAATATTTCAGCCGTACAGTTTTACCGCATTGATCTGGCACAGGAGGTGGCACGACTCCTCGCTCACTATCAGTTGCCAGCCGCCCTGCTTGAGCTGGAAATTACCGAGAGCATTATCATGGATGATGTTGAAGTGGCTGCTGAGACCATGAAAAAACTGACATCAATGGGTGTAAAACTGTCCATTGATGATTTTGGCACGGGTTATTCCTCGTTAAACTACTTGAAACGCTTTCCCATCGCGACATTGAAAATCGATCGTTCCTTTATCAACGACGTCACAATCAATGAACAGGATGCCGCCATTGCTTTGTCGATCATTTCACTGGCCGGTCATATGGGTATTGAGGTGCTCGCCGAAGGGGTGGAAACGGAGGAACAGCTGAGGTTTTTGCAGCAACATGCCTGTCAATACGGCCAGGGCTATCTGTTTAATCGGCCTATGATTGTTAAAGACATTGAGCACCAGCTCAAAAAAGCTCAATGGCCAGAGTGGCTGCAGCAATAA
- a CDS encoding response regulator, whose protein sequence is MDSPIEILLVEDNLNDVELTLHALKKNHIKNRVEVVHDGAEALDFIFCRGRYVDRDPTAKPRLILLDLKLPKVDGLEVLKVLKSTDKTRQIPVVALTSSREEIDMHKSYQLGVNSYIVKPVDLEQFVQATGQLGLYWLVMNQTAS, encoded by the coding sequence ATGGATTCTCCAATTGAAATTCTCCTGGTTGAAGACAATCTCAATGACGTGGAGTTGACGCTGCACGCTCTAAAAAAAAACCATATTAAAAACCGGGTTGAAGTTGTCCATGATGGCGCTGAGGCCCTGGATTTTATCTTTTGCCGCGGGCGCTATGTGGATCGCGACCCGACAGCCAAGCCTCGGTTGATTCTTTTGGACCTCAAACTGCCTAAAGTGGATGGGCTTGAAGTTCTCAAAGTCTTGAAATCGACAGATAAAACACGTCAGATTCCGGTCGTTGCCCTGACCTCATCGCGTGAAGAGATCGACATGCACAAAAGTTATCAGCTCGGCGTGAACAGCTATATCGTCAAGCCAGTAGATCTTGAACAATTTGTTCAAGCCACCGGTCAATTGGGGCTTTATTGGCTGGTAATGAACCAGACCGCTTCATAA
- a CDS encoding efflux RND transporter periplasmic adaptor subunit: protein MTKNWKNSLALTAITLLSVGMMTSPIQSATHDHAHEQEHVETTHDDHGHEADEHEGHNHGSATDYCLEHQMLEKVDALCQAGHIGDLPLGQGMMVRLYDENVAAKTGIVTARPQPIHSLGGETFLGQVALNRNRLAKITSPAPGLVTTVHVQPGTQVSQGQALLTVDIPQLATLKSDYLAAQARVEQSRTHYEREQLLLEKGITSKHEFQQARSLALQAGSDADRYHQQLLNTGLTSDEINQLMEQRHTETRITLRAPFAGTVTDVATAQGERISDQTAVITLANLDTLWLEVAVPETQLQHLHAGAPVQARFAALPGRVFTGKLFFLGTQIDPRSRMLTALAEIDNTTHLLKAGFYGDVALVVEESEQGLAIDANAVQMLNNTPYVFIAHEDDLFEIRRVEIGTRTNHLVAVTGINADDAIVVQQGYALKSEVLKASLGASCADH from the coding sequence ATGACGAAGAACTGGAAAAACAGTCTGGCTTTAACAGCGATCACCCTGCTGTCAGTCGGCATGATGACATCACCCATTCAATCGGCAACACATGACCATGCTCACGAACAGGAGCATGTTGAAACAACCCACGATGATCACGGTCACGAAGCGGATGAACATGAAGGCCATAATCACGGCAGTGCCACCGACTACTGTCTGGAGCATCAGATGCTGGAAAAGGTCGATGCCCTGTGTCAGGCCGGTCATATTGGCGATTTGCCTTTGGGCCAAGGGATGATGGTTCGGCTGTACGATGAAAATGTTGCCGCAAAAACCGGCATCGTCACCGCCCGTCCGCAGCCCATTCACAGCCTGGGAGGTGAAACCTTTCTCGGCCAGGTGGCCCTCAACCGCAATCGACTGGCAAAGATCACTTCCCCGGCTCCGGGTCTGGTGACAACCGTCCATGTCCAACCGGGAACACAGGTCTCACAGGGACAAGCCCTGCTGACCGTGGACATTCCCCAACTGGCCACACTGAAAAGTGACTATCTTGCCGCCCAGGCCAGGGTTGAGCAAAGCCGCACCCACTATGAACGGGAACAACTCCTGCTCGAAAAAGGGATCACCTCAAAACATGAATTTCAGCAGGCACGCAGTCTGGCGCTTCAGGCCGGAAGTGATGCCGACCGCTATCATCAGCAATTGCTCAACACCGGTCTGACCAGTGACGAGATCAACCAACTTATGGAACAGCGCCACACCGAAACACGCATCACCTTGCGGGCACCATTTGCCGGTACCGTCACAGATGTGGCCACCGCTCAAGGGGAGCGGATCAGCGATCAAACAGCCGTCATTACTCTGGCCAACCTCGACACCCTGTGGCTAGAAGTCGCTGTCCCGGAAACACAGCTTCAGCACCTGCACGCCGGAGCGCCGGTTCAGGCACGTTTTGCCGCTCTACCCGGCAGAGTTTTTACCGGCAAGCTGTTTTTTCTCGGCACACAAATTGACCCGCGCAGCCGCATGCTAACGGCCCTGGCTGAAATTGACAACACAACCCACCTGCTCAAGGCCGGTTTCTACGGTGATGTGGCTCTGGTCGTAGAAGAGTCAGAACAGGGGCTGGCCATTGATGCTAATGCCGTTCAGATGCTGAATAACACACCCTATGTGTTTATTGCCCATGAAGACGATCTGTTTGAAATCCGCCGGGTTGAGATTGGCACCCGCACCAATCATCTGGTTGCTGTGACTGGTATCAACGCCGACGACGCCATTGTCGTGCAACAGGGCTATGCACTTAAATCAGAAGTGCTCAAAGCCAGTCTCGGCGCCTCCTGCGCGGATCACTAG
- the umuD gene encoding translesion error-prone DNA polymerase V autoproteolytic subunit — protein MTVECLGKSDEFPTLDIPLFLEAVPAGFPSPASDYCERKLDLNELCIQKPAATYFVRVQGDSMIEAGIFPGDVLVVDRSLSAQHGDIVIAALNGELTVKKLETSPNTRLVPMNQHHRPIEIPEDAELEIFGVATSVIHSLKRS, from the coding sequence ATGACTGTTGAATGCCTAGGTAAAAGCGACGAGTTTCCGACGCTTGATATCCCCCTGTTTCTTGAAGCGGTTCCTGCGGGTTTTCCCAGCCCGGCATCGGATTATTGCGAGCGGAAACTGGATCTCAATGAACTGTGTATTCAGAAACCGGCAGCCACCTATTTTGTTCGGGTACAGGGCGATTCTATGATAGAAGCGGGAATCTTTCCCGGTGACGTACTCGTCGTTGATCGTTCACTGTCGGCTCAGCACGGCGACATCGTCATTGCCGCCCTTAATGGTGAATTAACCGTCAAGAAACTGGAAACATCGCCGAACACCCGTCTGGTTCCGATGAATCAACACCATCGACCAATTGAAATTCCCGAAGATGCCGAATTGGAAATATTCGGTGTCGCAACCTCCGTCATCCATTCGTTGAAAAGATCATGA
- a CDS encoding YkvA family protein, translated as MASKSDLTSLLKLKRRILEYVAVVRSPQTPVHVKLLAVATGLYLLMPVDLIPDMIPVLGLTDDAALIGLFLSYLNRFITEDIKQSVAQKDTSKR; from the coding sequence ATGGCGTCCAAATCCGATTTAACCAGCTTGCTCAAACTCAAGCGCCGCATTCTCGAATATGTCGCGGTGGTCCGCTCGCCTCAAACACCTGTTCATGTCAAATTATTAGCCGTTGCTACCGGTCTCTACCTGCTCATGCCTGTCGACCTGATTCCCGACATGATTCCGGTGTTGGGCCTTACCGATGATGCCGCTTTAATCGGCCTTTTTCTCAGTTATCTCAATCGATTTATCACCGAGGATATCAAGCAATCCGTCGCACAAAAAGACACCTCAAAAAGGTAG
- the umuC gene encoding translesion error-prone DNA polymerase V subunit UmuC yields MTSYALVDCNNFYVSCERLFCPQLKQRPIVILSNNDGCVVSRSQEAKALDIPMATPLFKVHALLKRHHVAIFSSNYTLYADISSRVMQTLETFSPEVEVYSIDEAFLNLTGLVKSEDRLDYGHTICQTVHQHVGIPVCVGLAPTKTLAKLANYAAKAYPATNGVVDLHSPQRRQRLLHLTPVAEIWGIGRRTALRLQQMGIHTAWQLTQMPLNQARRRFSVVMERLIRELHGENCLTIDHQPAPQQQVICSRSFGEKIVAFDALRETVCEFAARAAEKLRHNQQAARLINVSIRTSAYCAAEPCYANSASSMLQQHTCDSRRIVATATQLLEGLWKEGYRYAKAGVMLGDLCLENNIQPGLFDDMVAQGKSKALMQAMDHINEQCGSIWLGGQRPQRDWFMNQNYLSPAYTTRWDCLPVVS; encoded by the coding sequence ATGACAAGCTACGCTCTGGTCGACTGCAATAATTTTTATGTCAGTTGTGAGAGGCTGTTCTGCCCGCAACTCAAGCAACGCCCCATTGTCATCTTGTCCAACAATGATGGCTGTGTCGTATCCCGCAGTCAGGAAGCCAAAGCTCTCGATATTCCCATGGCAACGCCGCTGTTCAAGGTTCACGCCCTGCTCAAACGACATCACGTCGCCATCTTCTCATCAAATTACACCCTCTACGCCGATATCTCCTCCCGGGTTATGCAAACCCTTGAAACGTTTTCCCCCGAGGTGGAGGTGTATTCCATTGATGAAGCATTTCTCAACCTGACCGGGCTGGTCAAAAGCGAAGACCGGCTGGATTATGGCCACACGATTTGCCAGACCGTACATCAACATGTCGGTATACCGGTCTGTGTTGGCCTGGCCCCGACTAAAACCCTGGCCAAATTGGCCAACTATGCGGCAAAGGCCTATCCGGCAACCAACGGCGTTGTCGATCTTCACTCTCCTCAGCGCCGTCAACGCCTGCTTCACCTCACCCCAGTCGCTGAAATCTGGGGCATTGGCCGACGGACAGCATTACGCCTGCAACAAATGGGTATTCATACCGCCTGGCAACTGACCCAGATGCCGCTGAATCAGGCCCGGCGTCGTTTTTCCGTGGTGATGGAGCGATTGATTCGCGAACTGCATGGGGAAAATTGCCTCACCATCGACCATCAGCCAGCACCTCAACAACAGGTGATCTGTTCGCGTTCCTTTGGAGAAAAAATCGTTGCGTTCGATGCGTTACGTGAGACTGTCTGTGAATTTGCCGCGCGAGCCGCAGAAAAATTACGTCACAACCAACAGGCCGCCCGGCTGATTAACGTCTCGATTCGCACCAGTGCCTATTGTGCTGCGGAACCGTGCTATGCCAATTCCGCCAGCAGCATGTTGCAACAACATACCTGTGATTCACGCCGGATTGTCGCCACAGCCACTCAACTTCTTGAAGGATTGTGGAAAGAGGGCTATCGTTACGCCAAAGCCGGCGTCATGCTGGGCGACCTGTGTCTGGAGAACAACATTCAACCCGGTCTATTTGATGATATGGTTGCGCAGGGCAAAAGCAAAGCTCTCATGCAAGCCATGGATCACATCAATGAACAGTGTGGTTCCATCTGGCTGGGCGGACAACGTCCGCAACGCGATTGGTTCATGAACCAGAATTATCTGTCCCCCGCCTACACCACACGCTGGGACTGCCTGCCGGTAGTATCCTGA
- a CDS encoding TolC family protein, which translates to MPCTAKSLNRLLKNSLWNRWTGRFQHPVKSLWLVSGVLATLLCLPTLGMTFPSEQKHPQAHNKSVQRSITLEQATLLALKNNASLKAGYHESLAIEAEGRQRSVLPNPEIALEFEEFAGSGEYSGSEAMQTSLTISQRIELGHKRARHQQVAVRKNDVTAAQQALQATEVIRQTRQFYRHALVAREQLRQANKNVVQCQTLFTSIEEAIRAGKKAPIEAQRIMPLQAQAQLRLLAAQTTLKASRQQLCSMWQGREEELGVLDGSLSDIQHLPGLAELHNQIDQTTTVRLAWKNHHLEQARFELEQANRIQDVTLSVGVKHDSSTEDNALIAGLSVPFPLFDRNSGNIDAARNRTDQAEQALLQARQTVWQKLIESHRLASIAQQEIVTFEQQLLPTAQAVFESVTFGYDQGKYTILDVLDAQSRLMKSQDRYLNVLADYHSSLTDLEALFDFQLSKTTAAFAGPDEE; encoded by the coding sequence ATGCCCTGTACGGCAAAGTCCCTTAACAGGCTGCTGAAAAACAGCCTGTGGAACCGATGGACGGGACGTTTTCAACATCCTGTTAAATCGCTGTGGCTGGTTTCTGGCGTCTTAGCGACACTGCTGTGTCTGCCGACGTTGGGAATGACGTTTCCCTCTGAACAGAAACACCCACAGGCGCACAACAAATCGGTTCAACGCTCTATAACCCTGGAGCAAGCCACTCTTTTAGCACTTAAAAATAATGCCAGCCTCAAAGCGGGCTATCATGAAAGTCTGGCGATCGAAGCTGAAGGCCGACAACGTTCTGTACTGCCAAATCCCGAAATTGCCCTCGAATTCGAAGAGTTCGCCGGTAGCGGAGAGTATTCCGGCAGTGAGGCGATGCAAACCTCATTGACCATCAGTCAACGCATTGAACTTGGCCACAAACGTGCCCGCCACCAACAGGTTGCCGTGCGCAAAAACGATGTCACAGCCGCTCAACAAGCATTACAGGCTACGGAAGTCATCCGCCAAACCCGGCAGTTTTATCGTCACGCCCTCGTCGCGCGCGAACAATTGCGTCAGGCGAATAAAAATGTGGTTCAGTGCCAAACCTTGTTCACCAGTATTGAAGAAGCGATCCGGGCTGGCAAAAAAGCCCCAATTGAAGCCCAGCGCATCATGCCACTTCAGGCGCAAGCACAATTACGCCTGCTCGCTGCCCAGACCACACTGAAAGCCAGCCGACAACAATTGTGCTCGATGTGGCAGGGCCGCGAAGAAGAGCTGGGTGTTCTGGACGGGTCATTGAGCGACATTCAGCACCTTCCCGGTCTCGCGGAGTTACACAACCAAATCGACCAGACCACAACAGTGCGACTGGCCTGGAAAAACCATCACCTCGAACAGGCCCGATTCGAACTTGAACAGGCCAATAGAATTCAGGATGTCACACTGTCTGTCGGCGTCAAACACGACAGTTCAACAGAAGACAATGCACTGATCGCAGGCCTTTCCGTACCATTCCCCCTGTTTGACCGCAACAGCGGCAACATTGACGCGGCCCGGAACCGCACCGATCAAGCAGAACAAGCGCTGCTGCAAGCCCGACAAACGGTCTGGCAGAAGCTTATTGAAAGTCATCGGCTGGCATCCATTGCCCAACAGGAGATCGTCACCTTTGAGCAGCAGTTATTACCCACGGCTCAAGCGGTATTTGAGTCGGTAACGTTTGGCTACGACCAGGGCAAATACACTATTTTGGATGTTCTGGATGCGCAAAGCCGTCTGATGAAAAGTCAAGATCGTTACCTGAACGTCCTTGCCGATTATCACAGCAGTCTCACCGACCTGGAAGCTCTGTTTGATTTTCAACTCTCTAAAACAACAGCAGCTTTTGCTGGTCCTGATGAGGAATAA